The Tolypothrix sp. NIES-4075 DNA window CCATCTTCGCCATAGTATAATTTTGACTACTGCTAAACTGCACCACAGCTAAATCTACTCCTGCCAGCAGTTTCATAGTGTTGTAATTGACAGCATAGCGCCTATTATCAGGAGTAACAATTTCATAATTATCTGCAACATCTACCACATGAGCCGCTGTCAGCACAGTGTAAATATTGCCTTCTTTCTTAATAATTACTCCAGAACCATACCTAGGCTTCTTACTTTGAATCAGGACTGTGATTTCTTTAGCAATTTTATTCACCTCAGGTGGTGATAGGGCTACAACCACTTGCATTTGCACAAAAGCAATTGAAACCCCAATTAATGCTGGTGCGAGTCGAGAATAAAAATTCATTTCTTTAATCTCCAATCAACTTAATAACAGTCTCTATCGGTACAGCCCAACTCAGACGAGTAATTTTTTTGTGCAAAGCTGCGTCAGCTTCCGAACCATCAGCAAACATAGAAGGTGCATCCCACAGTGGATATGCGTGCATTCCATTCACACCCACAACTTCACCTCGACGATTTAACAATGGTCCGCCGCTCATGCCCTTTTGGATATCATTGGTATACCCAAACTGATATCCTCCCTCCAAAGCTTTATGCAGCCTCAGCGATATTTTACCAGTAGTTAATGCAAAGCCTTTTTTTCCAGTTTCCTCTTCTTGAGAGGGAAACCCACCTGCAAATACTTCATCCCCCACCGCCGGTGAAGAACCAAAAGATGCCACACTATAAATAATGCCACTGCTGCGGAACTGCAATAAAGCCAAATCATTTTGCCCAAAGCGAATAGTTTTAGGCACATCAGCCACCCAGAACCGATTATCGTTTGTCTGAATGCGATACGGGGGGTTCTGCGATCGCAACACATGAGCATTCGTCAGCACAGTATAAAAGTTGCCCTGCCTTTTTAGTAAAATTCCTGAGCCTAATACATCTCGCGATATTACCTTCACGGTAATAGCTTGCCCTTGCTTCTCCAACTGCTTTATCGATAGTTCAGTAACCGATAATTGCGGTTTTGCTAACTTATTACTACTGACATTTACTGCCCATGTTGACAACGTGAGACATAAACTGCCCACACAAGCAATCAGTGTAAATTTACGCCAATTCATTTAATTTTTAGAGTTATTTCCTCATTACCATCACTCCTTCCCATGTACCAAAACAAGTAAACTACATG harbors:
- a CDS encoding S1 family peptidase; amino-acid sequence: MNWRKFTLIACVGSLCLTLSTWAVNVSSNKLAKPQLSVTELSIKQLEKQGQAITVKVISRDVLGSGILLKRQGNFYTVLTNAHVLRSQNPPYRIQTNDNRFWVADVPKTIRFGQNDLALLQFRSSGIIYSVASFGSSPAVGDEVFAGGFPSQEEETGKKGFALTTGKISLRLHKALEGGYQFGYTNDIQKGMSGGPLLNRRGEVVGVNGMHAYPLWDAPSMFADGSEADAALHKKITRLSWAVPIETVIKLIGD